Within Candidatus Methylomirabilis tolerans, the genomic segment GCAGGTTCCGGGAAACAATCCGCTGGTCATCAGCCCTTACGATGCCAATGCCCTTGAGATGGCCATCCAGCTCAAAGAGAAGCAGGGTGCCAAGGTAACGGCCATCAGCGTCGGCGGCGCAACCACGACGACCGCGCTGAGAAGCGCGCTGTCGATGGGTGCCGATGAGGCGATCCTGGTTAATGATCCGCTTGTTGCCGGCTCTGATCAGCGGGGGATTGCCCATGTGCTGGCGAACACGATCCGGAAGGCGGGCGCATATGACCTGATCCTGACCGGTTGCGAGTCTGGGGACTGGGCCGATCGGGCTGTCCCGGCCTTTCTGGCCGAGGAGCTCGAGATCGGGTACGTCGGCTATGTGACCCGGATCGAGGCGAGGGATGGACAGGTGATCGTCCGTCGAGTAGTGGAGGATGGGTACGAGTTGATCGAAGCCAAGACCCCCTTCCTGGCTGCCATCAGCTCTGACGAGAC encodes:
- a CDS encoding electron transfer flavoprotein subunit beta/FixA family protein encodes the protein MNIIVCIKQIIDPETPMSQFAIDARTKRQVPGNNPLVISPYDANALEMAIQLKEKQGAKVTAISVGGATTTTALRSALSMGADEAILVNDPLVAGSDQRGIAHVLANTIRKAGAYDLILTGCESGDWADRAVPAFLAEELEIGYVGYVTRIEARDGQVIVRRVVEDGYELIEAKTPFLAAISSDETNTARYAKLRDIMTAAKKIIPVWKSADLGLDSERIGSGAAKVAITDVYIPVKESRCEMIEGNTPEEKAATLAARLRELKLI